One Micromonospora craniellae genomic region harbors:
- a CDS encoding ROK family protein, translating to MQTTLAIDCGGGGIKASVLDAAGTMRAQPMRVPTPYPLPPELFVQTLRDLGARLPTADRVTVGLPGMIRHGVVVATPHYVTRSGPRSRVDPALHAQWSGYDARSALAAAFGRPTLVLNDAEVHGAGVVAGTGCELVLTLGTGLGSALFDGGVLAPHLELSHAPVRWGTTYDTYVGEPERRRLGDAFWSRRIRQVVEGLRPVFRWDRLYLGGGNSRLVRPEQLARMGDDVVVVPNSAGIVGGVRAWDLV from the coding sequence GTGCAGACCACTCTGGCGATCGACTGCGGCGGTGGCGGGATCAAGGCGTCCGTGCTCGACGCCGCGGGCACCATGCGGGCCCAACCGATGCGGGTGCCCACGCCGTACCCGCTGCCGCCGGAGTTGTTCGTGCAGACCCTGCGGGACCTCGGCGCCCGGCTCCCGACCGCCGATCGGGTGACGGTCGGACTGCCGGGCATGATCCGGCACGGCGTGGTGGTGGCGACCCCGCACTACGTGACCCGCTCCGGCCCCCGCAGCCGGGTCGACCCGGCCCTGCACGCCCAGTGGTCCGGGTACGACGCCCGCAGCGCCCTCGCCGCCGCGTTCGGGCGGCCCACGCTGGTGCTCAACGACGCCGAGGTGCACGGTGCCGGGGTGGTCGCGGGCACCGGCTGCGAGCTGGTGCTGACCCTCGGCACCGGGCTGGGCAGCGCCCTCTTCGACGGTGGTGTGCTCGCCCCGCACCTGGAGCTGTCGCACGCCCCGGTGCGTTGGGGCACCACCTACGACACGTACGTCGGAGAGCCGGAACGCCGCCGGTTGGGTGACGCGTTCTGGTCCCGGCGGATCCGGCAGGTGGTGGAGGGGCTGCGTCCGGTGTTCCGCTGGGACCGGCTCTATCTGGGCGGCGGCAACTCCCGGTTGGTCCGCCCCGAACAGCTCGCCCGGATGGGCGACGACGTGGTGGTGGTGCCCAACAGCGCCGGCATCGTCGGCGGCGTACGCGCCTGGGATCTTGTGTAA
- a CDS encoding inositol monophosphatase family protein gives MADTLLDDVAGLLRETADQVVLPLFRRLDAADVTEKAPGELVTVADRRSEEMISAGLRRLRPGSVVVGEEAVADDPGLLRHLRSTGEVWLVDPIDGTANFAAGRSPFALMVSLLTGGRPEAAWILDPIAGTLATALKGGGTYLDGVPVRLPTDAPPVGELRGAAMTTFLPAPSRRTVVAGSSRIGELLPGQHCAGREYLDVLTGRQQFVLFWRTLPWDHGPGTLLVRAAGGVARRLDGSDYHPADTEPGLLVTASDKVWTEVHNTLLAP, from the coding sequence GTGGCTGACACCCTGCTCGACGACGTCGCCGGGCTGCTGCGGGAGACGGCGGACCAGGTGGTGCTGCCACTGTTCCGCCGCCTCGACGCCGCCGACGTGACCGAGAAAGCCCCCGGTGAGCTGGTCACCGTCGCCGATCGTCGGTCCGAGGAGATGATCAGTGCCGGGCTGCGCCGCCTGCGGCCCGGGTCGGTGGTGGTCGGCGAGGAGGCGGTGGCCGACGACCCGGGCCTGTTGCGCCACCTGCGTTCCACGGGTGAGGTGTGGCTGGTCGACCCGATCGACGGCACCGCCAACTTCGCGGCCGGCAGGTCCCCGTTCGCGTTGATGGTCTCGCTGCTCACCGGCGGCCGACCGGAGGCGGCCTGGATTCTCGACCCGATCGCCGGGACGCTGGCCACGGCCTTGAAGGGCGGGGGCACGTACCTGGACGGTGTGCCGGTGCGCCTGCCCACCGACGCGCCGCCGGTCGGCGAGTTGCGGGGTGCCGCGATGACCACGTTCCTGCCGGCACCGTCGCGGCGTACGGTCGTGGCCGGAAGCTCCCGGATCGGCGAGTTGCTGCCGGGCCAGCACTGCGCCGGTCGCGAGTACCTCGACGTGCTCACCGGGCGGCAGCAGTTCGTGCTGTTCTGGCGCACCCTGCCCTGGGACCACGGCCCGGGCACCCTGCTGGTGCGGGCGGCCGGCGGTGTGGCCCGTCGCCTCGACGGCAGCGACTACCACCCGGCCGACACCGAGCCGGGTCTGTTGGTGACCGCCAGCGACAAGGTGTGGACCGAGGTCCACAACACGCTCCTGGCGCCCTGA
- a CDS encoding sensor histidine kinase, producing the protein MNLAASSWTLRRRVLVMLGVVGVMLLSVAGAEAVVAAKNREYTDVLLMQVGPLRVQGQEMLNAMLDQETGVRGYAVTGDLEDLAPYEQGLARERATAREIRELSGKYPAIVADLAVVEQQADEWRRSVAQPVIDTTSSSGTAAGQDLLTDDSRQRFDELRSAVAALQDEIFTAREATARDVERTGNMLVVLLIVAALVVALAGIALLLSLDRMVLRPLTTLAGQVRQVATGDFSHRISGGGPPEFQRLGEDVDAMRQRIAADLAEVREARERIEWVNTQLQKQAEELTRSNRDLEQFAYVASHDLQEPLRKVASFCQLLQRRYAGRLDERADQYIAFAVDGAQRMQRLINDLLAFSRIGRITAGFADIDLNRLMSEVAAQTEPARQYADAELTWGDLPVIRGEEPLLTNLLVNLVSNSVKFRRPDVAPKVHVSARLVGDEWEVTCQDNGIGIEPEFAEKIFVIFQRLHAKNAYPGTGIGLAIVKKIVEYHGGRVWVDTDVPEGTAIRFTLPALPADVEGVRQAAGSAADAAADADRAGPDAADRADDRASPGGEAAGSGAETPGGGGTVGEEAGAERSPAGVAQRTGGSTDDGGPQALDGASGSGTGGMKEAVG; encoded by the coding sequence ATGAACCTGGCGGCGAGTTCGTGGACGTTGCGTCGCCGGGTGCTGGTGATGCTCGGCGTGGTCGGCGTGATGCTGCTCAGCGTCGCGGGGGCTGAGGCGGTCGTGGCCGCCAAGAACCGCGAGTACACCGACGTGCTGCTGATGCAGGTCGGGCCGTTGCGGGTGCAGGGCCAGGAGATGCTCAACGCGATGCTCGACCAGGAGACGGGGGTCCGCGGGTACGCGGTGACCGGTGACCTGGAGGACCTGGCCCCGTACGAGCAGGGGTTGGCACGGGAGCGTGCGACGGCCCGGGAGATCCGGGAGCTGTCCGGGAAGTACCCGGCCATCGTGGCGGACCTGGCGGTGGTCGAGCAGCAGGCGGACGAGTGGCGGCGCAGCGTCGCCCAGCCGGTGATCGACACGACGAGCAGCAGCGGCACGGCGGCGGGGCAGGACCTGCTGACCGACGACAGCCGCCAGCGCTTCGACGAGCTGCGCAGCGCGGTCGCCGCGTTGCAGGACGAGATCTTCACCGCCCGGGAGGCGACCGCCCGGGACGTTGAGCGGACCGGCAACATGCTCGTGGTCCTGCTCATCGTCGCCGCGCTGGTGGTCGCGCTGGCCGGTATCGCGTTGCTGCTCTCGCTGGACCGGATGGTGCTGCGGCCGCTGACCACGTTGGCCGGGCAGGTCCGTCAGGTGGCAACCGGCGACTTCTCGCACCGGATCTCCGGTGGCGGCCCGCCGGAGTTCCAGCGCCTTGGCGAGGACGTGGACGCGATGCGCCAGAGGATCGCCGCGGACCTGGCCGAGGTACGCGAGGCGCGGGAGCGGATCGAGTGGGTCAACACCCAGTTGCAGAAGCAGGCGGAGGAGCTGACCCGCTCCAACCGTGACCTGGAGCAGTTCGCGTACGTCGCCTCGCACGACCTGCAGGAGCCGCTGCGCAAGGTGGCAAGCTTCTGCCAGTTGCTCCAACGCCGGTACGCCGGACGGCTCGACGAGCGGGCCGACCAGTACATCGCCTTCGCCGTGGACGGCGCGCAGCGGATGCAGCGGCTGATCAACGACCTGTTGGCGTTCTCCCGGATCGGCCGGATCACCGCCGGGTTCGCCGACATCGACCTCAATCGCCTGATGAGCGAGGTGGCCGCGCAGACCGAACCGGCCCGCCAGTACGCCGACGCCGAGCTGACCTGGGGCGACCTGCCGGTGATCCGGGGCGAGGAGCCGCTGCTCACCAACCTGCTGGTGAATTTGGTCAGCAACTCGGTGAAGTTCCGCCGGCCGGATGTCGCGCCCAAGGTGCACGTCTCGGCCCGGCTGGTCGGCGACGAGTGGGAGGTCACCTGCCAGGACAACGGCATCGGGATCGAGCCGGAGTTCGCCGAGAAGATCTTCGTGATCTTCCAGCGGCTGCACGCCAAAAACGCGTACCCGGGCACCGGCATCGGGTTGGCGATCGTCAAGAAGATCGTGGAGTACCACGGCGGCCGGGTCTGGGTGGACACCGACGTGCCCGAGGGCACCGCGATCCGCTTCACCCTGCCCGCGCTGCCCGCCGACGTCGAGGGCGTGAGGCAGGCCGCCGGATCGGCCGCCGACGCGGCGGCGGACGCCGACCGAGCCGGGCCGGACGCGGCGGATCGGGCCGATGACCGGGCGTCGCCGGGCGGTGAGGCAGCCGGATCGGGTGCGGAGACCCCAGGTGGCGGCGGTACGGTCGGCGAAGAGGCGGGTGCGGAGCGGTCTCCGGCCGGGGTCGCGCAGCGCACCGGCGGGTCGACGGACGACGGCGGACCGCAGGCTCTGGACGGGGCGTCGGGCAGTGGAACTGGTGGCATGAAGGAGGCGGTGGGATGA
- a CDS encoding response regulator, producing MTAPADGNSPIEVLLVEDDPGDVLMTREAFEEHKLRNRLNVVSDGAEALAYLRGEGEYADAPLPDLILLDLNLPRRDGREVLEEIKKDEQLCRIPVVVLTTSQADEDILRSYQLHANAYVTKPVDFERFIAVVRQIDEFFVSVVKLPPRG from the coding sequence ATGACCGCGCCGGCTGACGGCAACAGCCCGATAGAGGTGCTGCTGGTCGAGGACGACCCGGGTGACGTGCTGATGACCCGGGAGGCGTTCGAGGAGCACAAGCTGCGCAACCGGCTGAACGTGGTCTCCGACGGCGCCGAGGCCCTGGCCTACCTGCGCGGCGAGGGCGAGTACGCGGACGCGCCGCTGCCGGACCTGATCCTGCTCGACCTGAACCTGCCGCGCCGGGACGGCCGGGAGGTGCTGGAGGAGATCAAGAAGGACGAGCAGCTCTGCCGGATCCCGGTCGTGGTGCTCACCACCTCGCAGGCCGACGAGGACATACTGCGCAGCTACCAGCTGCACGCCAACGCGTACGTGACCAAGCCGGTGGACTTCGAACGGTTCATCGCGGTGGTCCGGCAGATCGACGAGTTCTTCGTCAGCGTGGTGAAGCTGCCGCCGCGTGGCTGA
- a CDS encoding fused MFS/spermidine synthase, which yields MNSPSPEVAVPAVPSEPEAPRALPNGLAAFLVFYSSGAVLVLETAALRLVGPYVGVTLQVTSSVIGIALAAIAYGAWAGGWLADRRNPRTLLAPALVLSGIATAITLPAVRYAGEVLRGGAESAILLLVVVAVFAPAMLLSAVSPLVIKLQLADLRRTGQVVGRLSGIGTLGAVTATLVTGFVLVAALPSTVILFGLAASLGITGIALWAYLRGQDRATLPGPARAKAALAVLGLVGVGLTVVAPDPCDVETAYHCAQVETDPDRASGRTLLLNSAQHSYVDLADPTHLKYAYTRWIGAVADVMAPEGQRLDALHLGGGGFTVPRYLTATRPGTDNLVFEIDGGLVELGERHLGVRQGPDLRAEVGDARMLVAAEGTDTRDFVVGDAFGHLVVPWHLATREMAAEVRRVTRSTGVYVQNVIDYPPLRFIRSEVATVAAEFRHVALIAPPEALAGERGANFLIVASDTPLPLAAVRARLDDRNEAVSLLSGSDLTDFVGDALVLTDDYAPVDQLLATA from the coding sequence ATGAACTCTCCATCGCCTGAGGTGGCGGTGCCCGCCGTGCCCTCCGAACCGGAGGCACCCCGGGCACTGCCCAACGGGCTCGCCGCTTTCCTGGTCTTCTATTCCAGTGGTGCCGTTCTGGTCCTGGAGACCGCCGCGCTGCGCCTGGTCGGGCCGTACGTGGGGGTCACCCTCCAGGTGACCAGCTCGGTCATCGGCATCGCGCTGGCGGCGATCGCGTACGGGGCGTGGGCGGGCGGCTGGCTGGCCGACCGGCGCAACCCGCGTACGCTGCTCGCGCCCGCGCTGGTGCTCTCCGGCATCGCCACCGCGATCACCCTGCCGGCGGTGCGGTACGCCGGTGAGGTGCTGCGCGGCGGCGCGGAAAGCGCGATCCTGCTGCTGGTGGTGGTCGCCGTGTTCGCGCCCGCGATGTTGCTCTCCGCGGTCAGCCCGCTGGTGATCAAGCTTCAGCTCGCCGACCTGCGTCGCACCGGTCAGGTGGTCGGCCGGCTCTCCGGCATCGGCACGTTGGGCGCCGTCACGGCCACCCTGGTCACCGGCTTCGTGCTGGTCGCCGCGCTGCCCAGCACGGTCATCCTGTTCGGGCTGGCCGCCTCGCTCGGCATCACCGGTATCGCCCTCTGGGCGTACCTGCGCGGGCAGGACCGGGCGACCCTACCCGGTCCGGCCCGGGCCAAGGCCGCCCTGGCGGTGCTCGGTCTGGTCGGTGTGGGGCTGACCGTGGTGGCTCCGGACCCGTGCGACGTGGAGACGGCGTACCACTGTGCCCAGGTCGAGACCGATCCCGACCGGGCCAGCGGGCGGACGCTGCTGCTCAACTCGGCCCAGCACTCGTACGTCGACCTGGCCGACCCGACTCACCTGAAGTACGCGTACACCCGGTGGATCGGGGCGGTGGCGGACGTGATGGCACCCGAGGGCCAGCGCCTCGACGCGTTGCACCTCGGCGGTGGCGGGTTCACCGTGCCGCGTTACCTGACCGCCACCCGGCCCGGCACCGACAACCTGGTCTTCGAGATCGACGGTGGGCTGGTCGAGTTGGGGGAGCGCCACCTCGGCGTACGCCAGGGACCGGACCTGCGGGCCGAGGTGGGCGACGCCCGGATGTTGGTGGCCGCGGAGGGCACCGACACCCGGGACTTCGTGGTCGGCGACGCGTTCGGGCATCTGGTGGTGCCGTGGCACCTGGCGACCCGGGAGATGGCCGCCGAGGTGCGGCGGGTCACCCGCTCCACCGGGGTCTACGTGCAGAACGTGATCGACTATCCGCCGCTGCGTTTCATCCGCAGCGAGGTCGCCACCGTCGCCGCCGAGTTCCGGCACGTGGCGCTGATCGCCCCGCCGGAGGCGCTGGCGGGGGAGCGGGGTGCCAACTTCCTCATCGTCGCCTCGGACACGCCGCTGCCGCTGGCCGCCGTACGGGCCCGCCTGGACGACCGCAACGAGGCGGTCAGCCTGCTCTCCGGCAGCGACCTCACCGATTTCGTCGGCGACGCACTGGTGTTGACCGATGACTACGCGCCGGTGGACCAACTGCTCGCGACCGCCTGA
- a CDS encoding M28 family peptidase translates to MGAPPNSAADRALSRPARRPLAALAALVALVAVGATALFDVRPPAPRPADSPAGEFSAGRAYPHVQQVASRPHVAGSPASDEVRAHLETVLRGLGLETEVQDTVSGAAEQLSGNPGVATLARVRNVVARLPGTASTGTVFLVAHYDSVQTGPGGNDDSAGVATILEVARALTDGPAPRNDIVFVLTDAEEACLCGALAFAAEHPLAVGKGVVLNLEARGRTGPVIMFETSPRNAALIDVFGRAAPHPVGTSFAVEVYRALPNDTDFTAFLDADFVGLNSAYLDGGAIYHTPLDTAASVDRASLQHHGDNMLGLAREFGRIDLGDLGAGHDATYFPVPGGLVRYPGTLVLPLALLALATVVALGWLARRRGRVSTGRLVAGFALALVPIVVAPVGAQLLWAAITALRPGYAELLDPYRPTWYRLAVLALAAAVLFTWYALTRRRVGPAALAVGGLGWLALLGVLLAVLVPGGAYLATLPALAGALAGLVAVATRRDGPVPVVAVTVGAAVAVIVLLPTVVLLFPALGMGMGGVAALFAVLLGLAALPVVDLLHPEAGGQRGMVALRARRLGALPAGAAALATVVLAATGFAVDRFDAAHPVPTHLMYAVDTDTGTARWLSHESTPQPWTGGYVDGPVRIADEFPGIGAEKLLGGPAEAAALPAPRLEVLADTGTADERTLRLRLTPQRPVRLTTLHVDTSTATVRSAQVAGRPVPVEIRDGRWGFGVVFHAPPPEGIEITLTVAPKAPQVAFRAMDASDGLDAVPGFRPRPPDVGVTGSHSSEMLAVARTYPL, encoded by the coding sequence GTGGGCGCACCCCCCAACTCCGCCGCCGACCGTGCCCTCTCCCGACCGGCCCGACGCCCCCTGGCCGCGCTCGCGGCACTCGTCGCGCTGGTCGCCGTCGGCGCCACCGCGCTGTTCGACGTCCGGCCCCCGGCACCCCGTCCGGCGGACTCGCCGGCCGGCGAGTTCAGCGCCGGGCGGGCGTACCCGCACGTGCAGCAGGTGGCGAGCCGGCCGCACGTCGCGGGGAGCCCGGCCAGCGACGAGGTCCGCGCCCACCTGGAGACGGTGCTGCGCGGTCTCGGCCTGGAGACCGAGGTACAGGACACGGTCTCCGGGGCGGCCGAACAGCTCAGCGGCAACCCCGGCGTGGCCACGCTGGCCCGGGTACGCAACGTGGTGGCCCGGCTGCCCGGCACCGCCTCCACCGGCACCGTTTTCCTGGTCGCCCACTACGACTCGGTGCAGACCGGTCCGGGCGGCAACGACGACAGCGCCGGTGTCGCCACCATCCTGGAGGTGGCCCGGGCCCTGACGGACGGCCCCGCCCCGCGCAACGACATCGTGTTCGTGCTCACCGACGCCGAGGAGGCGTGCCTGTGCGGGGCGTTGGCGTTCGCCGCCGAGCACCCGCTCGCCGTCGGGAAGGGAGTGGTGCTCAACCTGGAGGCACGCGGGCGTACCGGGCCGGTGATCATGTTCGAGACGTCACCCCGGAACGCCGCACTGATCGACGTCTTCGGTCGGGCCGCGCCGCACCCGGTGGGCACCTCGTTCGCCGTGGAGGTCTACCGGGCGCTGCCCAACGACACCGACTTCACCGCCTTCCTCGACGCCGATTTCGTCGGGCTGAACTCGGCGTACCTCGACGGTGGGGCGATCTACCACACCCCGCTGGACACTGCGGCCTCGGTGGACCGGGCCAGCCTCCAGCACCACGGCGACAACATGCTGGGGCTCGCCCGCGAGTTCGGCCGGATCGACCTCGGTGACCTGGGCGCCGGCCACGACGCCACCTACTTCCCGGTGCCGGGCGGGCTGGTCCGCTACCCCGGAACGCTGGTGCTGCCGCTGGCGCTGCTGGCCCTGGCGACCGTCGTCGCCCTCGGCTGGCTGGCCCGCCGCCGGGGCCGGGTCAGCACCGGTCGGCTGGTCGCAGGCTTCGCCCTGGCGCTGGTACCGATCGTGGTCGCGCCGGTCGGCGCACAACTGCTCTGGGCGGCGATCACCGCCCTGCGGCCAGGCTACGCCGAACTGCTCGACCCGTACCGGCCGACCTGGTACCGGTTGGCCGTGCTGGCGCTCGCCGCCGCTGTCCTGTTCACCTGGTACGCGCTCACCCGTCGCCGGGTCGGCCCCGCCGCGCTGGCCGTCGGCGGACTCGGCTGGCTGGCGCTGCTCGGCGTACTCCTCGCCGTGCTGGTGCCCGGTGGGGCGTACCTGGCGACGCTGCCCGCGCTGGCCGGCGCGCTCGCCGGACTGGTCGCGGTCGCCACCCGCCGGGACGGTCCGGTGCCGGTGGTCGCGGTCACCGTCGGCGCGGCGGTGGCGGTGATCGTGCTGCTGCCCACCGTGGTGCTGCTCTTCCCGGCGCTGGGCATGGGCATGGGCGGCGTTGCCGCCCTCTTCGCCGTGCTGCTCGGCCTGGCCGCGCTACCGGTCGTGGACCTGCTGCACCCGGAGGCCGGCGGCCAGCGGGGCATGGTGGCGTTGCGGGCCCGCCGGCTCGGCGCCCTGCCGGCCGGTGCCGCCGCGCTGGCCACGGTGGTCCTCGCCGCGACCGGGTTCGCCGTCGACCGGTTCGACGCCGCACACCCGGTGCCCACCCACCTGATGTACGCCGTGGACACCGACACCGGAACGGCCCGGTGGCTCAGTCACGAGTCCACCCCGCAGCCCTGGACCGGCGGGTACGTGGACGGGCCGGTCCGGATCGCCGACGAGTTCCCCGGTATCGGCGCCGAAAAACTGCTCGGCGGCCCGGCGGAGGCGGCGGCCCTGCCCGCACCCCGGCTGGAGGTGCTTGCCGACACCGGCACGGCCGACGAGCGCACGCTGCGGCTACGGCTCACCCCGCAGCGCCCGGTACGCCTGACCACCCTGCACGTCGACACGTCCACCGCGACGGTCCGCAGCGCCCAGGTGGCGGGGCGGCCGGTGCCGGTCGAGATCCGCGACGGCCGGTGGGGTTTCGGCGTGGTCTTCCACGCCCCACCGCCGGAGGGCATCGAGATCACCCTGACCGTCGCGCCGAAGGCCCCGCAGGTCGCGTTCCGCGCGATGGACGCCAGCGACGGCCTCGACGCCGTACCCGGCTTCCGGCCCCGCCCGCCGGACGTCGGCGTCACCGGCTCGCACAGCTCCGAGATGCTCGCCGTGGCCCGCACCTACCCGCTGTGA
- a CDS encoding Smr/MutS family protein, whose product MKLKLDLHDIFNKGHDIDRALRGIMDEAVAKKATLVEIIPGKGSGQLKKRVLRFLDQKDVKQLYHRVEKDSKNFGRLFVHFRWK is encoded by the coding sequence ATGAAGCTGAAGCTGGACCTGCACGACATCTTCAACAAGGGCCACGACATCGACCGGGCGCTGCGCGGGATCATGGACGAGGCGGTGGCGAAGAAGGCCACCCTCGTCGAGATCATTCCCGGCAAGGGCTCCGGTCAGCTCAAGAAGCGGGTGCTGCGCTTCCTCGATCAGAAGGACGTCAAGCAGCTCTACCACCGGGTCGAGAAGGACTCCAAGAACTTCGGCCGCCTTTTCGTGCACTTCCGCTGGAAATAG
- a CDS encoding tetratricopeptide repeat protein produces MDLLAEYRRATLFFESGDPSGAARLLEPIVEAEPDNSAVRQLLARAYFQSAQLRRAEEQLQELIDRNPSDHYAHHVLGRTLERLNRYTDALRHLRIAAAMHSANDDYTTALRRVETRVGGSR; encoded by the coding sequence ATGGATCTTCTGGCTGAGTACCGGCGAGCGACCCTGTTCTTCGAGTCGGGCGACCCGAGCGGAGCGGCCCGGCTGCTTGAGCCGATCGTCGAGGCCGAGCCGGACAACTCCGCCGTGCGCCAGTTGCTGGCCCGGGCGTACTTCCAGTCGGCCCAGCTTCGGCGGGCCGAGGAGCAGTTGCAGGAGTTGATCGACCGCAACCCCAGCGACCACTACGCCCACCACGTGCTGGGTCGGACGCTGGAGCGGCTGAACCGGTACACCGACGCGCTGCGGCACCTGCGGATCGCGGCGGCCATGCACTCCGCCAACGACGACTACACGACCGCGCTGCGGCGGGTCGAGACCCGGGTCGGCGGCAGCCGCTGA
- a CDS encoding PP2C family protein-serine/threonine phosphatase: MSWPYPQGGLGSNPNLPPGERLRVLLVEDDEADAFLVGELLAETNSGIDLLVATSLREARKRVAGVDCVLLDLGLPDAQGLDGLRQVLEMSGSAAVCVLTGRSDEHLGIVAVAEGAQDYLVKGQVDGVLLTRALRYAVERKRADENARRLREVELRQAESARLERGLLPQPLMSTEQIAVHTFYRPGRHAALIGGDFYDVVQTRPDRVDLIVGDVCGHGVDEAALGVELRVAWRALVLARVPDDEVLPALEQVLMSERRLQEIFATVAAVRLDLAANRATVRLAGHPPPVLLAGGRVVPVPAPGGLLLGVRPRPPIAFDLEFDTDDWSLLMYTDGLIEGRVGEGDERLDVPGLTRLLARPDSRKLPLSELPAWLVGRAEQLNGGPFADDVAMLLVSRGSGR, translated from the coding sequence GTGTCGTGGCCGTATCCGCAGGGCGGTCTCGGGAGCAATCCCAACCTGCCGCCTGGCGAGCGACTGCGGGTGCTGCTGGTCGAGGACGACGAGGCGGACGCGTTCCTCGTCGGTGAGCTGCTCGCCGAGACGAACTCGGGGATCGACCTGCTGGTCGCGACGAGCCTTCGTGAGGCCCGCAAGCGTGTCGCCGGAGTCGACTGCGTCCTGCTCGACCTCGGGCTGCCCGACGCGCAGGGCCTGGACGGGCTGCGGCAGGTGCTGGAGATGTCCGGCAGCGCGGCGGTGTGCGTACTCACCGGGCGCTCCGACGAGCACCTGGGCATCGTGGCGGTCGCCGAGGGGGCGCAGGACTACCTGGTCAAGGGCCAGGTGGACGGGGTGCTGCTGACCCGGGCGCTGCGGTACGCGGTGGAACGCAAGCGGGCCGACGAGAACGCCCGGCGGCTGCGTGAGGTGGAGCTGCGCCAGGCCGAGTCGGCGCGTCTGGAACGCGGCCTGCTGCCCCAGCCGCTGATGTCGACCGAGCAGATCGCGGTGCACACCTTCTATCGCCCCGGCCGGCACGCCGCCCTGATCGGCGGGGACTTCTACGACGTGGTGCAGACCCGCCCGGACCGGGTCGACCTGATCGTCGGTGACGTCTGCGGGCACGGGGTGGACGAGGCGGCACTCGGGGTCGAACTGCGGGTGGCCTGGCGCGCGTTGGTCCTCGCCAGGGTGCCCGACGACGAGGTGCTGCCCGCGTTGGAGCAGGTGCTGATGAGCGAGCGCCGGCTCCAGGAGATCTTCGCCACGGTCGCGGCGGTCCGCCTCGACCTGGCAGCCAACCGGGCCACGGTACGACTGGCAGGTCACCCGCCGCCGGTGCTGCTCGCCGGTGGGCGGGTGGTGCCTGTTCCGGCACCGGGTGGTCTGTTGCTCGGCGTACGGCCACGCCCACCGATCGCCTTCGACCTGGAGTTCGACACCGATGACTGGTCCCTGTTGATGTACACCGACGGCCTGATCGAGGGCCGGGTGGGCGAGGGTGACGAACGCCTCGACGTGCCCGGTCTCACTCGCCTGCTCGCCCGGCCGGACAGCCGCAAGCTCCCGCTGTCCGAGTTGCCGGCCTGGCTGGTCGGGCGGGCCGAGCAGCTCAACGGTGGGCCGTTCGCCGACGACGTGGCGATGCTGCTGGTCTCCCGGGGCAGCGGCCGATGA
- a CDS encoding coiled-coil domain-containing protein: MRRSMPIGRRALRPLIALLAAVALLFGLGAVPAYAEPNEGGSKKLRDALEATAKAHIEAKRKLEGSEKRQKEMAKQLADVEERLGELTTLVGEVAAQSYRVGRLSPAAALLDSATPEAFVQRAASLDVMAQRDGRRVRELTEAREEARQAKLAINAEVREQRKQLAVMAKKKKEAEAALAAVSSGGSGGFSGGSSTSARPAPRNSDGSWPGESCTVNDPTTSGCITARTLHMLNQTKAAGYKRHASCYRSGGSGEHPKGRACDFSAATNGFEDRTATGGDKAYGDNLAAWQVRNADRLGVLYVIWYRQIWHPGTGWRAYGGSGSPAADHTNHVHTSMY; this comes from the coding sequence GTGCGCAGGTCCATGCCCATCGGGCGGCGGGCTCTCCGGCCGCTGATCGCCCTGCTCGCTGCTGTGGCGCTGTTGTTCGGCCTCGGAGCCGTGCCGGCGTACGCCGAGCCCAACGAGGGGGGCAGCAAGAAGCTGCGGGACGCCCTGGAGGCGACCGCCAAGGCGCACATCGAGGCCAAGCGGAAGCTTGAGGGCTCGGAGAAGCGGCAGAAGGAGATGGCCAAGCAGTTGGCCGACGTGGAGGAGCGGCTGGGCGAGCTGACCACGCTGGTCGGCGAGGTGGCCGCGCAATCCTACCGGGTGGGCCGGCTGAGCCCGGCGGCCGCGCTGCTGGACAGCGCCACCCCGGAGGCGTTCGTGCAGCGTGCCGCCAGCCTCGACGTGATGGCCCAGCGGGACGGTCGCCGGGTGCGCGAGCTGACCGAGGCCCGCGAGGAGGCCCGGCAGGCCAAGCTCGCGATCAACGCCGAGGTGCGCGAGCAGCGCAAGCAGCTCGCCGTGATGGCGAAGAAGAAGAAGGAGGCCGAGGCGGCCCTGGCGGCGGTCAGCTCGGGCGGCAGCGGCGGTTTCAGCGGCGGCAGCTCCACCTCGGCGCGGCCGGCGCCCCGTAACTCCGACGGCTCCTGGCCCGGCGAGTCGTGCACGGTGAACGACCCGACCACCTCCGGCTGCATCACCGCGCGCACGCTGCACATGCTCAACCAGACCAAGGCCGCCGGCTACAAGCGGCACGCCTCCTGCTACCGCAGTGGCGGCTCGGGCGAGCACCCCAAGGGCCGGGCGTGCGACTTCTCGGCCGCCACGAACGGGTTCGAGGACCGCACGGCCACCGGCGGCGACAAGGCGTACGGGGACAACCTGGCCGCCTGGCAGGTCCGCAACGCGGACCGGCTCGGTGTGCTCTACGTGATCTGGTACCGACAGATCTGGCACCCGGGTACGGGCTGGCGGGCGTACGGCGGCAGCGGTAGCCCGGCGGCGGATCACACGAACCACGTTCACACTTCGATGTACTGA